One window of Hylemonella gracilis genomic DNA carries:
- a CDS encoding SDR family oxidoreductase, whose protein sequence is MNRFEGKNILVTGGSSGIGAAAAIAFAREGARVAITGRDAAGLARVKAELGPKALALVSEAGDVSAQAALVAELQAQMGVIDGVFINAGVAKFGPLAQIDEALWDSSFDTNVKGPYFLIQRLAALMSRGGAIVLNGSINAHIGMPNSSVYAASKAALISLAKTLSAELLPQGVRVNVVSPGPVSTPLYGKLGLAPDQLQAMAAGIQTQVPLGRFGTPEEIAATVLHLTSKESGFIVGTEIVADGGMSQM, encoded by the coding sequence ATGAACCGCTTTGAAGGCAAGAACATCCTCGTCACCGGTGGCAGCAGCGGCATCGGCGCCGCCGCCGCCATCGCCTTTGCCCGTGAGGGCGCCCGCGTGGCCATCACCGGCCGCGACGCCGCCGGTCTAGCCCGCGTCAAGGCCGAACTGGGCCCGAAGGCGCTGGCCCTGGTCAGCGAAGCCGGCGACGTGTCGGCCCAGGCTGCTCTGGTGGCCGAGTTGCAAGCCCAGATGGGCGTGATCGACGGCGTCTTCATCAACGCCGGCGTGGCCAAGTTCGGCCCCCTGGCGCAGATCGACGAAGCGCTGTGGGACAGCAGCTTTGACACCAATGTCAAAGGCCCGTACTTCCTGATCCAGCGCCTGGCCGCGCTGATGAGCCGCGGCGGCGCCATCGTGCTCAACGGCTCCATCAACGCCCACATCGGCATGCCCAACTCCAGCGTCTATGCCGCCAGCAAGGCCGCCCTGATTTCGTTGGCCAAGACCTTGTCGGCCGAGTTGCTGCCCCAAGGCGTGCGCGTCAACGTGGTCAGCCCCGGCCCGGTGAGCACGCCGCTCTACGGCAAGCTGGGCCTGGCGCCCGATCAGCTGCAAGCCATGGCCGCCGGCATCCAGACGCAGGTTCCGCTGGGTCGCTTCGGCACCCCGGAAGAAATCGCGGCCACCGTGCTGCACCTGACGTCCAAGGAGTCGGGGTTCATCGTGGGCACGGAGATCGTTGCGGATGGGGGGATGAGCCAGATGTGA
- a CDS encoding LysR family transcriptional regulator, which produces MLSLDDLQLLEAVRATGSLSRAADRLGKAASTVSYAARQLEERLDALLFDRAGYRIALTPAGLLLVEQGAQLHAQAQRLTERVKQVASGWESELRISTDELANIDALLPLVADFDALNSGVRLRFGHEVLGGTWEALLDQRADLVVAATNEPPAMAHLQWFELTQLEWVFAVSPRHPLARATQPLSIEAISAHRAVVVADTSRLGIARNYGVQAHQERLAMPSMRGKIAAQVAGLGVGWLPLEKVRHHLAQGTLVALETQDPREPNQLFVGWHSHRAGPALKWWVEKLRDPRLVPPLLHLNP; this is translated from the coding sequence ATGTTGAGCCTGGACGATCTGCAACTGCTGGAGGCGGTGCGCGCCACCGGGAGCCTGTCGCGCGCGGCCGACCGCCTGGGCAAGGCCGCGTCCACCGTCTCGTATGCCGCGCGTCAGCTCGAAGAGCGGCTGGACGCGCTGCTGTTCGACCGTGCCGGCTACCGCATCGCACTAACCCCGGCTGGCCTACTGCTGGTGGAGCAAGGCGCGCAGTTGCACGCGCAGGCACAGCGCCTCACCGAGCGCGTGAAGCAGGTGGCCAGCGGCTGGGAGTCCGAGTTGCGCATCTCCACCGACGAACTGGCGAACATCGACGCGCTGCTGCCGCTCGTAGCTGACTTTGATGCCCTGAACAGCGGCGTGCGCCTGCGCTTCGGCCACGAGGTGCTGGGCGGCACCTGGGAAGCGCTGCTGGACCAACGCGCCGATCTGGTGGTGGCGGCCACCAACGAACCACCTGCGATGGCGCACCTGCAGTGGTTTGAACTGACGCAGCTGGAATGGGTGTTTGCCGTGTCACCGCGTCACCCGCTGGCGCGCGCAACCCAGCCCCTGTCGATCGAGGCGATCAGCGCCCACCGCGCAGTGGTCGTGGCCGATACCTCGCGCCTGGGCATCGCGCGCAATTACGGCGTGCAGGCCCACCAGGAGCGGTTGGCCATGCCCAGCATGCGCGGCAAGATTGCCGCCCAGGTGGCGGGCCTGGGCGTGGGCTGGCTACCGCTGGAGAAAGTGCGCCATCACCTGGCGCAGGGCACGCTGGTGGCGCTGGAAACGCAGGACCCGCGCGAACCGAATCAGCTCTTCGTGGGCTGGCACTCGCACCGCGCCGGTCCGGCGCTGAAATGGTGGGTGGAGAAGTTGCGCGACCCTCGGCTGGTGCCGCCCCTGCTCCACCTGAACCCCTGA
- a CDS encoding Bug family tripartite tricarboxylate transporter substrate binding protein, with the protein MLRASICALIPGVGAALTWPALSQAAALWPDRPVRILVAYPPGGVSNDMARVLGQALAPRLGVPVVVENRPGAGGSLAMEALSRAPADGYTLCFSAITPLTLLPHLQTLPYDPQRDIAPVLSVMLTPVLVVATHAFTGRDLADVVTQARERPGALRWASSGHGTTGHFVLEQVRRAQALDITHVPYQGGGMQLNDALAGHFELLSTNVGPQQLQYVREGRLRPLAVGAPRRLPVLPDVPTLAELGFASANRASVFGLFAPGGTPVEWLDRLNAAGNAVLAEPAVRERMLAVSNLPTGGTREDFAREIAMERQAAAEALRP; encoded by the coding sequence ATGCTCCGCGCCAGTATCTGCGCGCTCATTCCCGGGGTGGGTGCCGCGCTGACTTGGCCCGCACTCTCGCAGGCCGCGGCTCTCTGGCCGGACCGGCCTGTGCGCATTCTGGTCGCCTATCCGCCCGGCGGCGTCAGCAATGACATGGCCCGCGTGCTGGGCCAGGCGCTCGCGCCGCGCCTGGGCGTGCCCGTGGTGGTCGAGAACCGGCCCGGCGCCGGTGGCAGCCTGGCCATGGAAGCGCTGTCGCGCGCGCCGGCTGATGGCTACACGCTCTGCTTCTCGGCCATCACGCCCTTGACGCTTCTGCCGCATCTGCAGACCCTGCCCTATGACCCGCAACGTGACATCGCGCCCGTGCTCAGCGTGATGCTCACGCCAGTGCTGGTGGTGGCTACGCACGCCTTCACCGGTCGTGACCTGGCCGATGTGGTGACGCAGGCGCGCGAGCGGCCGGGTGCCTTGCGCTGGGCCAGCTCGGGCCACGGCACCACCGGCCATTTCGTGTTGGAACAGGTGCGCCGTGCACAGGCGCTGGACATCACCCACGTGCCTTACCAGGGCGGCGGCATGCAACTCAATGACGCGCTGGCCGGTCATTTCGAGCTGCTGTCCACCAACGTCGGGCCGCAGCAGTTGCAGTACGTGCGTGAAGGCCGCCTGCGCCCGCTGGCCGTGGGCGCGCCCAGGCGTTTGCCGGTGTTGCCGGACGTCCCCACACTGGCCGAGCTGGGTTTCGCGTCGGCCAACCGTGCGTCGGTGTTCGGCCTCTTCGCGCCCGGTGGCACGCCGGTCGAGTGGCTGGACCGGCTCAACGCGGCTGGCAACGCTGTCCTGGCCGAACCTGCGGTGCGTGAACGCATGCTGGCGGTGAGCAACCTGCCCACGGGCGGCACGCGCGAGGACTTCGCGCGTGAAATCGCGATGGAGCGTCAGGCCGCTGCGGAAGCCTTGCGACCGTGA
- a CDS encoding LysR family transcriptional regulator, translating into MEFRHLRYFVTVAETGHMTRAAERLGIQQPPLSQQIRALEDRLGVRLLRRHPKGVDLTDEGRLFLDEARRLLADAEALTQRMARIARGELGRLSVGFTSSAATHAFTPRALRECRRRFPDLALDLSEANAAELTEALAAGRLHAAFVRVPVAHPPGVDMHTLLREPVVVALPLDHPLAAGDEPLALRALDGQLLILVRRPGAPGLYANLLALCAREGVQPRVVAEVERMLSNLNLVAAGAGLSVVPESMRGTHVHAIRYRALAAGPELEAPLTLMVRAGEAQGALATFVALVRELAAAPEPA; encoded by the coding sequence ATGGAGTTTCGGCACCTGCGCTACTTCGTCACGGTGGCTGAAACCGGGCACATGACCCGCGCCGCCGAACGGCTGGGCATCCAGCAACCACCGCTGAGCCAGCAGATCCGCGCCCTGGAAGATCGCCTGGGGGTGCGCCTGCTGCGTCGCCATCCCAAGGGCGTGGACCTGACCGACGAGGGGCGGCTCTTCCTGGATGAAGCGCGCCGCCTGCTGGCCGACGCCGAAGCCTTGACGCAGCGCATGGCCCGGATTGCACGTGGTGAGCTGGGGCGCCTGTCCGTCGGTTTCACCAGTTCGGCTGCCACCCATGCCTTCACGCCGCGCGCGCTGCGCGAGTGCCGACGGCGCTTTCCCGATCTCGCGCTGGACCTGAGCGAGGCCAACGCCGCCGAGCTGACCGAAGCGCTCGCGGCGGGCCGCCTGCATGCCGCTTTCGTGCGCGTGCCTGTCGCGCATCCGCCTGGCGTGGACATGCACACGCTGCTGCGTGAGCCGGTGGTCGTGGCCTTGCCACTGGACCATCCTCTGGCGGCTGGAGACGAACCGCTCGCCTTGCGCGCGCTCGACGGTCAGTTGCTGATTCTGGTGCGCCGTCCGGGCGCGCCCGGGCTCTACGCCAACCTGTTGGCCCTGTGCGCACGCGAGGGCGTACAGCCGCGTGTGGTGGCCGAGGTCGAGCGCATGCTGTCCAACCTCAACCTCGTGGCGGCGGGCGCGGGCCTGTCGGTGGTGCCCGAATCCATGCGCGGCACCCATGTGCATGCCATCCGCTATCGCGCGCTCGCCGCCGGGCCGGAACTGGAAGCGCCGCTGACCTTGATGGTGCGCGCGGGCGAGGCTCAGGGCGCGCTGGCCACCTTTGTGGCGCTGGTGCGCGAACTGGCCGCCGCGCCGGAGCCGGCCTGA
- a CDS encoding GNAT family N-acetyltransferase, producing the protein MTHTVQHQEADSKGAFFIARPEGGHLAEMTYSRANPALIIIDHTEVDPSLAGQGIGRKLLDALVAWARQTQTKVVPLCPYAKAQFEKDASIRDILR; encoded by the coding sequence ATGACTCACACCGTTCAACATCAGGAAGCCGACTCCAAGGGTGCCTTCTTCATCGCCCGCCCTGAGGGCGGCCACCTCGCCGAGATGACCTACAGCCGGGCCAACCCCGCGCTGATCATCATCGACCATACCGAAGTCGATCCCTCCCTGGCGGGCCAGGGCATCGGCCGCAAGTTGCTGGATGCGCTGGTAGCCTGGGCGCGCCAGACCCAGACCAAGGTGGTGCCGCTGTGTCCTTATGCCAAGGCGCAGTTCGAGAAGGACGCGTCAATCCGCGACATCTTGAGGTAA
- the blaOXA gene encoding class D beta-lactamase gives MHRRNFIFSSLALGALPLAQSQASTLNMPAWANLFREAGVSGCMAVLDARRGAQTLRVADGPRTQRRYSPASTFKIPHSLFALDAGLLRDEFQVIPWDGVQRSIPAWNQDQTLRSAMRNSTVWVYERFARELGAAKEADYLRRLDYGNAEVDGAQPFWVEGDLAISAVEQIAFLKRLYLNELPFQVTHQRLVKDVMVGAAGPDWLLRAKTGWTGRLGWWVGWVEWPEGPVFFAMNMDTPRRLQDLPQRQALVRAALQTLKAWPETL, from the coding sequence ATGCACCGCCGCAATTTCATCTTTTCCTCTCTCGCCTTGGGCGCACTCCCCCTGGCGCAATCCCAAGCCTCCACGCTGAACATGCCCGCCTGGGCCAACCTGTTCCGTGAGGCCGGAGTCTCGGGTTGCATGGCGGTGCTCGACGCGCGGCGCGGTGCGCAAACACTGCGGGTGGCCGATGGGCCACGCACGCAGCGGCGTTACTCGCCCGCGTCCACCTTCAAGATCCCGCACAGCCTGTTCGCGCTGGATGCGGGGCTGCTGCGCGACGAATTCCAGGTCATTCCCTGGGACGGTGTGCAGCGCAGCATCCCCGCCTGGAACCAGGACCAGACCTTGCGCTCGGCCATGCGGAACTCCACCGTCTGGGTCTACGAGCGTTTCGCCCGCGAGCTCGGCGCCGCGAAAGAGGCCGACTACCTGCGCCGTCTGGACTATGGCAATGCGGAGGTCGATGGCGCCCAGCCCTTCTGGGTGGAGGGCGACCTGGCGATTTCTGCGGTCGAACAAATCGCTTTCTTGAAGCGGCTCTACCTGAACGAGCTGCCCTTCCAGGTGACGCACCAGCGCCTGGTCAAGGACGTGATGGTGGGCGCGGCCGGTCCGGACTGGCTCTTGCGCGCCAAGACCGGCTGGACGGGGCGCCTCGGCTGGTGGGTGGGCTGGGTGGAGTGGCCGGAAGGGCCGGTGTTCTTCGCGATGAACATGGACACGCCCCGCCGCCTGCAGGATCTGCCGCAACGCCAGGCCCTGGTGCGAGCCGCATTGCAGACATTGAAGGCTTGGCCCGAAACTCTGTGA
- a CDS encoding TetR/AcrR family transcriptional regulator, which produces MQSILEATAQVLVAQGYEKTNTGAVAERAGVSIGTLYQYYPNKQSLVADLIGLHVAELVETVRIALTRSRSLPVDGMLRAVVKASIDAHRMNPALHKVIIEQVPREGKLADALGISQRLGEMLFDDLRQRHAGLDPQRVRLAAFVLETTIEALTHRAVIEGPDWLKTGQLQREALALLGPYLAVLGV; this is translated from the coding sequence GTGCAATCGATCCTGGAGGCAACGGCTCAGGTTCTGGTGGCGCAGGGGTACGAAAAAACAAACACCGGCGCGGTTGCGGAACGCGCGGGCGTCAGCATCGGCACGCTGTACCAGTACTACCCGAACAAGCAGTCTCTGGTGGCAGATCTGATCGGTTTGCATGTTGCCGAGCTTGTCGAAACTGTGCGAATCGCTTTGACGCGCAGTCGCTCGTTGCCCGTGGACGGCATGCTGCGTGCGGTGGTCAAAGCCAGCATTGACGCGCACCGCATGAACCCGGCCCTGCACAAGGTCATCATCGAACAAGTGCCACGGGAGGGAAAGCTCGCGGACGCGCTGGGCATCAGTCAACGACTGGGCGAGATGCTTTTCGACGATCTACGGCAGCGCCACGCCGGGCTGGACCCGCAGCGGGTGCGGCTGGCCGCTTTTGTGTTGGAAACGACCATCGAGGCCCTGACCCACCGCGCGGTCATCGAAGGCCCCGACTGGTTGAAGACCGGGCAACTGCAGAGAGAGGCCCTGGCCTTGCTGGGGCCGTACTTGGCCGTGCTGGGGGTGTGA
- a CDS encoding alpha/beta hydrolase, whose amino-acid sequence MKRFDLTFPSGTGHCAAWLHQPDGPGPHPCVVVAHGIGAIRQVRLSAYARRFTDAGVALLTFDYRHWGESSGHPRFLCAIGKQHQDIRCAIDAAQAHPDIDPARVFLFGTSFGGGHALAVGAQRPDLAGVISQCTVSDCLVVAAKSPLRQILRWIWAGTLDQTKALLGLQPHYIKLAGEPGEAALMTKLNAEQRYRDMLDGPSRWENKIAARLMLWLPLYRPIRSAPKIKAPLLMIVCDKDEICPATIARRAADIAPRGRAVHFDSSHFDIYFGELFESATATMLGFVQDPR is encoded by the coding sequence ATGAAACGATTCGATCTCACCTTTCCCTCCGGCACGGGGCACTGCGCCGCCTGGCTGCACCAGCCGGACGGCCCCGGGCCGCACCCCTGCGTGGTCGTGGCACATGGCATCGGTGCCATCCGGCAGGTTCGACTGTCGGCCTACGCGCGACGCTTCACCGACGCGGGCGTGGCGCTGCTGACCTTCGACTACAGGCACTGGGGCGAGAGCAGCGGCCACCCGCGTTTCCTGTGCGCGATCGGTAAACAGCACCAGGACATCCGCTGCGCCATTGACGCCGCGCAAGCGCACCCGGACATCGACCCCGCACGCGTGTTTCTTTTTGGAACCTCCTTCGGTGGAGGACATGCACTGGCCGTCGGCGCGCAGCGCCCGGACCTGGCCGGCGTGATCTCGCAGTGCACGGTTTCCGACTGCCTCGTGGTGGCCGCGAAATCGCCGCTGCGGCAGATCCTGCGGTGGATCTGGGCGGGAACCCTGGACCAGACCAAGGCCTTGCTGGGTCTGCAACCGCATTACATCAAGCTAGCGGGCGAGCCAGGCGAAGCCGCCTTGATGACCAAGCTCAACGCGGAACAGCGCTACCGCGACATGCTGGACGGGCCTTCCCGCTGGGAAAACAAGATCGCGGCACGCCTGATGTTGTGGCTCCCGCTGTATCGCCCGATCCGGAGCGCGCCCAAGATCAAAGCTCCGCTGCTCATGATCGTCTGCGACAAGGACGAGATCTGTCCCGCGACCATCGCCCGACGAGCCGCCGACATCGCGCCGCGAGGGCGGGCCGTGCACTTTGATTCATCGCACTTCGACATCTACTTCGGCGAACTCTTTGAATCCGCCACGGCCACCATGCTCGGTTTCGTGCAAGACCCCAGGTAG
- a CDS encoding MAPEG family protein: MYPALTYYLYPLLAQVALSYLVAALILVTRLTDVVGRKTHRAFYENYSGVGGPILVQRTTHQLANLFEFPTLFLVLMALLVGVGLQDDPLRLLAWCFVGLRFLHTAIHLAHNVLWLRMSVFMASNLVLLALWLRTAWLAVGA; this comes from the coding sequence ATGTACCCTGCACTGACCTACTACCTCTACCCGCTGCTGGCGCAAGTCGCCTTGTCCTACCTCGTGGCCGCGCTGATTCTGGTCACCAGACTGACCGACGTTGTCGGGCGGAAAACCCACCGCGCCTTCTACGAAAACTACAGCGGCGTGGGTGGACCGATCCTGGTCCAACGCACCACTCACCAATTGGCGAACCTGTTTGAATTTCCCACGCTGTTCCTGGTTCTCATGGCCTTGCTGGTCGGAGTCGGCCTGCAGGATGACCCGCTGCGCCTCCTCGCCTGGTGCTTCGTCGGCCTGCGTTTTCTGCACACGGCCATCCACCTCGCGCACAACGTTCTGTGGCTACGGATGAGCGTGTTCATGGCATCGAACCTGGTGCTTCTGGCCCTGTGGCTCCGGACCGCGTGGCTCGCAGTTGGTGCCTGA
- a CDS encoding c-type cytochrome, whose protein sequence is MRKTLDLTTRAGMAWASMLLAVTLTGCAVEWLNPQPARQLAREQEPPGSTYLGWRVYQDRCARCHGVDAQGMANAPSLSIRLQTLGPRQFVSLVLYRYDTTLQGQPAATREAREAQVDSLMTRQGQPLAMPIWQDEPRVNAHVLDLYAYLSARSEGRMDAGRPGP, encoded by the coding sequence ATGCGCAAAACGCTTGATCTCACCACCCGCGCAGGCATGGCCTGGGCCTCCATGCTGCTCGCGGTCACCCTGACGGGCTGCGCCGTGGAGTGGCTGAACCCGCAGCCGGCACGCCAGTTGGCGCGGGAGCAAGAGCCTCCGGGCTCGACTTACCTGGGCTGGCGGGTCTACCAGGACCGCTGCGCGCGCTGCCATGGCGTGGACGCGCAAGGCATGGCGAACGCGCCCAGCCTGTCGATCCGCCTGCAGACGCTGGGGCCGCGCCAGTTCGTGAGCCTGGTGCTCTACCGCTACGACACCACGTTGCAGGGCCAACCCGCCGCGACACGCGAGGCGCGCGAAGCGCAGGTGGACAGCCTGATGACGCGCCAGGGCCAGCCCTTGGCCATGCCCATCTGGCAGGACGAGCCCCGCGTGAACGCGCATGTGCTGGATCTTTACGCCTATCTGTCGGCGCGCTCGGAAGGGCGCATGGACGCCGGCAGGCCTGGCCCCTGA
- a CDS encoding sensor domain-containing diguanylate cyclase gives MRLPWPTDAAPTPPRRSDLPPLNVAVAAACVIGLTVIWFMTLQRIAFEREQAVASAMEANANLAIAFEQQVYRTLKAAEQVASFVREQYLNRGESMDLRQWEARGVIREAMFNIVSVVDARGYIVHSSFLPARVNYADREFFIAQRDVVADLAHDALHVSQPVLGRVTGRWQIPMSLGMWRADGRFAGVVVVSVDPARFTDFHRQANLGPGGLLELTGLDGTVRGRKIGEDRGFGMDAGDLPWFQRRALAPAGSFVDNGSLDGVPRVISYRTMADYPLMVTVGTASTSELAPALRRRNEYLRLASGVSAGLLLFTALLMLALSRQRAAAQALRTSEALFRATFHQAAMGIVHLSPNGRILLANEKFCCMLGYSMAELRTRTVFELGDPDRQQEARLFLRKRLSADSTDALPEVEKTYLRKDGSLLWVCEALGLVKDRQGRPERVVAVVQDITARKALEARLSYDALHDTLTGLPNRLMFHDRLGQVLESARRREGLASVLFLDLDGFKAVNDTLGHAAGDELLQQVARRLEGCVRAEDTVARIGGDEFGVVLASVAQDGDCERVAAKILDTLAQPFSLTAREVRISASIGGALFPVHGLDMDSLLARADTGMYAAKHEGKGRFSWQVPEETPTPLA, from the coding sequence ATGCGCTTGCCATGGCCTACTGACGCAGCCCCCACCCCGCCACGCCGTAGCGACCTGCCGCCACTGAACGTGGCCGTCGCAGCGGCCTGCGTGATCGGCTTGACCGTCATCTGGTTCATGACCCTGCAGCGCATCGCCTTTGAACGCGAGCAGGCCGTTGCATCGGCGATGGAGGCCAATGCCAATCTGGCCATCGCCTTTGAGCAGCAGGTCTACCGCACGCTCAAGGCCGCCGAGCAGGTGGCCAGCTTTGTGCGCGAACAATATCTGAACCGTGGCGAGTCGATGGACCTGCGGCAGTGGGAAGCGCGCGGCGTGATCCGCGAAGCGATGTTCAACATTGTCAGCGTGGTGGATGCGCGGGGTTACATCGTGCACAGCAGCTTCTTGCCCGCCCGCGTCAACTACGCGGACCGCGAGTTCTTCATCGCGCAACGCGATGTCGTGGCCGATCTCGCGCACGATGCCTTGCATGTGAGCCAGCCGGTGCTGGGCCGGGTGACGGGTCGCTGGCAGATTCCGATGTCGCTGGGCATGTGGCGCGCGGACGGTCGCTTCGCCGGGGTGGTGGTGGTGTCGGTGGACCCGGCCAGATTCACCGACTTCCATCGCCAGGCCAATCTGGGGCCGGGCGGCCTGCTCGAGTTGACCGGCCTGGACGGCACGGTCCGTGGACGCAAGATCGGCGAAGACCGCGGCTTCGGCATGGACGCCGGGGATCTGCCCTGGTTTCAGCGGCGAGCGCTGGCGCCAGCCGGCAGCTTCGTGGACAACGGCAGCCTGGATGGCGTGCCGCGCGTCATCAGCTATCGGACGATGGCGGACTACCCGCTCATGGTCACGGTGGGCACGGCGTCCACCAGCGAGCTGGCGCCCGCGCTACGGCGGCGCAACGAGTACCTCCGGCTGGCCAGCGGCGTCAGCGCGGGCCTGCTGCTGTTCACGGCGCTGTTGATGCTGGCCTTGTCGCGCCAGCGCGCGGCCGCCCAAGCCCTGCGCACCAGCGAAGCCCTGTTCCGCGCCACCTTCCATCAGGCCGCCATGGGCATCGTCCATCTCTCGCCCAACGGCCGCATCCTGCTGGCCAACGAGAAGTTCTGTTGCATGCTGGGCTACAGCATGGCGGAACTGCGCACGCGCACGGTGTTTGAACTGGGCGATCCGGACCGGCAGCAGGAAGCGCGCCTGTTCTTGCGCAAGCGCCTGTCCGCGGACAGCACGGACGCCTTGCCCGAGGTCGAGAAGACCTATCTGCGCAAGGACGGTTCCCTGCTCTGGGTCTGCGAGGCCCTGGGCTTGGTGAAAGACCGACAGGGCCGACCGGAACGGGTGGTGGCGGTGGTGCAGGACATCACCGCCCGCAAGGCCCTGGAGGCTCGCCTTTCGTACGACGCCTTGCATGACACCCTGACCGGTCTGCCCAACCGTCTGATGTTCCACGACCGTCTGGGGCAAGTGCTGGAATCGGCGCGTCGGCGCGAAGGCCTGGCCAGCGTGCTGTTCCTGGACCTGGATGGCTTCAAGGCGGTGAACGACACGCTCGGACACGCGGCGGGCGATGAGCTGCTGCAACAGGTCGCGCGTCGGCTGGAAGGCTGCGTGCGCGCCGAAGACACGGTGGCGCGCATCGGCGGCGATGAATTTGGCGTCGTGCTCGCCAGCGTGGCGCAAGACGGGGACTGCGAACGGGTGGCGGCCAAGATCCTGGACACGCTGGCCCAGCCCTTCTCGCTGACGGCGCGCGAGGTCCGCATCTCGGCCAGCATCGGCGGCGCGCTGTTTCCCGTGCACGGTCTGGACATGGACAGCCTGCTGGCGCGCGCAGACACCGGCATGTATGCCGCCAAGCACGAGGGCAAGGGCCGTTTCAGTTGGCAGGTTCCCGAAGAAACCCCGACCCCACTGGCCTGA
- a CDS encoding VOC family protein, giving the protein MNHPSYALLYVADVPRSAQFYARLLALQPVESSPGFALFVLPTGLKIGLWSRADVQPPVTAAPGGSELCMTVGTAAEVDAWVAESRSQGWPVLQSPTTMDFGYTTVVADPDGHRLRVFATRT; this is encoded by the coding sequence ATGAATCACCCCAGTTATGCCTTGCTGTATGTGGCCGATGTGCCGCGCAGCGCTCAGTTCTATGCACGCCTGCTGGCGCTGCAGCCGGTCGAGTCATCGCCTGGATTCGCTCTGTTTGTCCTGCCCACGGGCCTCAAGATCGGGCTCTGGTCACGTGCTGATGTGCAACCGCCCGTGACCGCCGCTCCCGGGGGGAGCGAACTGTGCATGACGGTCGGCACGGCGGCCGAAGTGGATGCTTGGGTGGCAGAGAGCCGGTCGCAGGGGTGGCCCGTGCTGCAGTCGCCCACCACCATGGATTTCGGCTACACCACGGTGGTGGCCGATCCGGATGGTCACCGGCTGCGCGTGTTCGCGACCCGGACATGA
- a CDS encoding helix-turn-helix transcriptional regulator has product MSRTERLLTLMEQLRRHRHPVSGGELAGRLGVSLRTLYRDIATLQSQGARIEGEAGVGYVLRPGFTLPPLMFTDDEIEALVLGMRWVSDRADAHLADAARHALSRISAVLPPDLRYTLESSALLVAPRQTLAGSAEVLAQTRTAMREERRVELRYMDAQERETLRIVWPCALAFFEQVSVLVAWCETRQGFRHFRTDRIRGLNLLEARYPRRRLDLLREWRLNEGIAPPSL; this is encoded by the coding sequence ATGTCGCGCACCGAACGTCTCTTGACCCTGATGGAACAGCTGCGCCGCCATCGCCACCCCGTGAGCGGAGGAGAACTGGCGGGGCGGTTGGGCGTTAGCCTGCGCACGCTCTACCGCGACATTGCAACCCTGCAGTCACAGGGGGCGCGGATCGAGGGCGAGGCCGGCGTGGGCTATGTGCTGCGCCCGGGCTTCACGCTGCCGCCCCTGATGTTCACCGACGACGAGATCGAGGCCCTGGTGCTGGGCATGCGCTGGGTCTCGGACCGGGCTGACGCGCATCTGGCCGACGCGGCGCGCCACGCGCTATCCCGAATCTCGGCGGTGCTGCCGCCGGACTTGCGCTACACGCTGGAAAGCAGTGCCTTGCTGGTGGCGCCGCGCCAGACCCTGGCCGGTTCCGCCGAGGTGCTGGCACAGACACGCACGGCCATGCGCGAGGAACGCAGAGTCGAACTGCGCTACATGGACGCACAAGAACGCGAGACGCTGCGCATCGTCTGGCCCTGCGCGCTGGCGTTCTTCGAACAGGTCAGCGTGCTCGTGGCGTGGTGCGAGACGCGTCAGGGCTTTCGGCATTTCCGCACCGACCGCATCCGTGGACTGAACCTGCTCGAGGCACGTTATCCCCGCCGCCGGCTCGACTTGCTGCGTGAGTGGCGGCTGAACGAAGGCATTGCGCCGCCGAGCCTGTGA